Proteins co-encoded in one Dendropsophus ebraccatus isolate aDenEbr1 chromosome 9, aDenEbr1.pat, whole genome shotgun sequence genomic window:
- the MFSD6 gene encoding major facilitator superfamily domain-containing protein 6 isoform X1 has translation MAMATGDKVAILSEDEEEQKRKYVLADPFNGVAPEQNVPSGNSGGADNLSTEDQDMDWLEKHCVKINNDLLISKVFYFFFYSAYGSLYPLLPVYYKQLGMSPTQSGLLVGIRYFIEFCSAPFWGVIADRFRKGKMVLLFSVLCWVLFNLGIGFVKPAALVCVHNMPIPVKPTNSSPLATTPLTLISVVTQSAKESSTTAKIKRKRDLQDDDLAWKVSNPENLYSKEPFIPLHRIIREAANDSAAPTQPSPIGNLTTTITTTTTTTTIKRPNAILQYNQDDVETIFLLILLVVIIGEFFSAPAVTIVDTVTLQYLGKHRDRYGLQRMWGSLGWGLAMLSIGIGIDHTHISVVIEGEGCIQPDYKNYRIAFIVYGVLMSVALIVSTQFHFHYHHLKPSEERREDVEISPVETSSQPESPAQNQNEGRSEQEAAQQFRFWDLVKIICTVQYGSVLFVAWFMGFGYGYVFTFLFWHLEDLKGTTTLFGVCSVLSHISELTAYFFSHKLIELVGHIRVLYIGLACNTARYLYISYMDNAWTVLPMEVLQGVTHAAVWAACISYLSAAVPPALRTSAQGILQGLHLGLGRGCGAMIGGVLVNFFGAAETFRGIGMASLVILLLFALIQWVAVPQKEEDASMLAERIPVPSSPVPIATIDLVPQHSENIMPPIQVKLPPKKTRHQEEQEDVNRPAWGISSSPWVTLAYALYQIKEMLALAKTSPISETQPLQRNNERSPQLGRSEGASAEAPLAIQEDSSAAANPEVSDHGQGTDPTLSQENSESPSSLPEDIRN, from the exons ATGGCCATGGCTACCGGAGACAAAGTTGCCATATTGTctgaggatgaggaggaacaAAAGAGGAAATATGTTCTCGCTGATCCTTTCAATGGTGTCGCCCCAGAGCAAAATGTGCCTAGTGGAAATTCTGGAGGTGCTGATAATTTGTCTACAGAAGATCAGGACATGGACTGGCTGGAAAAACACTGCGTTAAGATTAACAATGACCTTCTGATATCTAAAGTGTTCTACTTCTTTTTTTACTCTGCGTATGGCTCACTATATCCCTTATTACCAGTGTACTATAAACAGTTAGGGATGTCTCCCACCCAGAGTGGGTTGTTGGTAGGCATTAGgtattttattgaattttgtaGTGCCCCCTTCTGGGGAGTTATAGCTGACAGGTTCAGAAAAGGTAAGATGGTCTTACTGTTTTCAGTACTATGCTGGGTATTATTCAACCTAGGAATTGGTTTTGTAAAACCAGCAGCTTTAGTTTGTGTGCATAATATGCCTATTCCAGTCAAACCTACTAATTCCAGTCCATTAGCCACAACCCCTTTGACACTTATTTCTGTAGTAACCCAGTCTGCCAAAGAAAGTAGTACAACAGCCAAAATCAAACGGAAGAGGGATTTGCAGGATGATGATCTTGCATGGAAAGTCTCCAATCCTGAAAACTTGTATTCCAAAGAACCCTTCATCCCCTTACATCGAATAATAAGGGAAGCTGCAAATGACTCTGCTGCACCGACACAGCCTAGTCCTATTGGAAACTTAACAAccaccatcactactactaccaccaccaccaccataaagAGACCTAATGCCATCTTACAGTATAACCAAGATGACGTAGAAACCATATTTCTGTTAATTCTATTAGTGGTTATTATTGGAGAGTTTTTTAGTGCTCCTGCTGTTACTATTGTAGATACAGTAACTTTGCAATATTTAGGCAAACACAGGGATCGCTATGGATTACAGAGGATGTGGGGATCACTTGGCTGGGGGTTAGCAATGTTGTCTATAGGAATAGGAATCGATCACACTCACATCAGTGTGGTCATTGAAGGAGAGGGCTGCATACAGCCTGATTATAAGAACTACCGTATTGCCTTCATTGTCTATGGCGTCCTGATGTCTGTGGCACTTATTGTCTCCACACAATTTCATTTTCATTATCACCATTTAAAACCAAGTGAAGAACGCAGAGAAGATGTGGAGATCTCTCCTGTGGAAACAAGTTCCCAGCCTGAATCTCCAGCACAAAACCAGAATGAAGGAAGAAGTGAACAAGAGGCAGCCCAGCAGTTCAGATTCTGGGATCTGGTTAAGATCATTTGCACAGTCCAGTATGGATCTGTTCTCTTTGTAGCCTGGTTCATGGGATTTGGCTATGGATATGTCTTCACCTTCCTCTTCTGGCATCTTGAAGATCTTAAAGGAACCACAACATTGTTTGGTGTCTGCTCTGTCCTGAGCCACATATCTGAGCTGACTGCTTATTTCTTCAGCCACAAGTTGATAGAATTAGTTGGTCACATCAG GGTTCTGTACATTGGCCTGGCTTGTAATACTGCACGTTATCTGTATATTTCCTACATGGACAATGCTTGGACAGTGCTCCCCATGGAAGTATTACAGG GAGTGACCCATGCAGCCGTATGGGCAGCTTGCATTTCATACCTGAGTGCTGCAGTTCCACCAGCATTAAGGACCTCTGCTCAGGGCATCCTTCAGGGCCTTCATCTTGGACTTGGTAGAGGATGTGGTGCCATGATTGGAGGTGTATTGGTCAATTTCTTTG GTGCTGCAGAAACATTCAGGGGCATTGGAATGGCGTCTCTGGTCATTCTCCTACTCTTTGCTCTGATTCAGTGGGTGGCGGTTCCTCAAAAGGAAGAAG ATGCATCTATGCTGGCAGAAAGAATCCCTGTTCCCTCCAGCCCAGTTCCTATAGCAACTATTGATCTTGTACCTCAGCACTCGGAGAACATCATGCCTCCTATTCAAGTCAAGCTTCCACCTAAAAAGACGAGACACCAAGAGGAACAAGAGGATGTTAACAGACCAGCCTGGGGCATCAGCTCTTCTCCTTGGGTCACTCTTGCCTATGCCCTTTATCAGATAAAGGAAATGTTGGCACTTGCCAAAACTAGCCCTATATCAGAAACTCAGCCACTGCAG AGAAATAATGAAAGATCTCCACAACTTGGAAGGAGTGAAGGGGCTTCTGCTGAGGCACCTCTCGCCATTCAGGAGGACAGTTCTGCTGCTGCCAATCCAGAAGTGAGTGACCATGGACAAGGAACTGACCCTACCCTGTCACAGGAGAATTCTGAGAGTCCATCCTCTCTGCCGGAAGACATCCGGAATTAG
- the MFSD6 gene encoding major facilitator superfamily domain-containing protein 6 isoform X2, with amino-acid sequence MAMATGDKVAILSEDEEEQKRKYVLADPFNGVAPEQNVPSGNSGGADNLSTEDQDMDWLEKHCVKINNDLLISKVFYFFFYSAYGSLYPLLPVYYKQLGMSPTQSGLLVGIRYFIEFCSAPFWGVIADRFRKGKMVLLFSVLCWVLFNLGIGFVKPAALVCVHNMPIPVKPTNSSPLATTPLTLISVVTQSAKESSTTAKIKRKRDLQDDDLAWKVSNPENLYSKEPFIPLHRIIREAANDSAAPTQPSPIGNLTTTITTTTTTTTIKRPNAILQYNQDDVETIFLLILLVVIIGEFFSAPAVTIVDTVTLQYLGKHRDRYGLQRMWGSLGWGLAMLSIGIGIDHTHISVVIEGEGCIQPDYKNYRIAFIVYGVLMSVALIVSTQFHFHYHHLKPSEERREDVEISPVETSSQPESPAQNQNEGRSEQEAAQQFRFWDLVKIICTVQYGSVLFVAWFMGFGYGYVFTFLFWHLEDLKGTTTLFGVCSVLSHISELTAYFFSHKLIELVGHIRVLYIGLACNTARYLYISYMDNAWTVLPMEVLQGVTHAAVWAACISYLSAAVPPALRTSAQGILQGLHLGLGRGCGAMIGGVLVNFFGAAETFRGIGMASLVILLLFALIQWVAVPQKEEDASMLAERIPVPSSPVPIATIDLVPQHSENIMPPIQVKLPPKKTRHQEEQEDVNRPAWGISSSPWVTLAYALYQIKEMLALAKTSPISETQPLQKCQPNEKSVQ; translated from the exons ATGGCCATGGCTACCGGAGACAAAGTTGCCATATTGTctgaggatgaggaggaacaAAAGAGGAAATATGTTCTCGCTGATCCTTTCAATGGTGTCGCCCCAGAGCAAAATGTGCCTAGTGGAAATTCTGGAGGTGCTGATAATTTGTCTACAGAAGATCAGGACATGGACTGGCTGGAAAAACACTGCGTTAAGATTAACAATGACCTTCTGATATCTAAAGTGTTCTACTTCTTTTTTTACTCTGCGTATGGCTCACTATATCCCTTATTACCAGTGTACTATAAACAGTTAGGGATGTCTCCCACCCAGAGTGGGTTGTTGGTAGGCATTAGgtattttattgaattttgtaGTGCCCCCTTCTGGGGAGTTATAGCTGACAGGTTCAGAAAAGGTAAGATGGTCTTACTGTTTTCAGTACTATGCTGGGTATTATTCAACCTAGGAATTGGTTTTGTAAAACCAGCAGCTTTAGTTTGTGTGCATAATATGCCTATTCCAGTCAAACCTACTAATTCCAGTCCATTAGCCACAACCCCTTTGACACTTATTTCTGTAGTAACCCAGTCTGCCAAAGAAAGTAGTACAACAGCCAAAATCAAACGGAAGAGGGATTTGCAGGATGATGATCTTGCATGGAAAGTCTCCAATCCTGAAAACTTGTATTCCAAAGAACCCTTCATCCCCTTACATCGAATAATAAGGGAAGCTGCAAATGACTCTGCTGCACCGACACAGCCTAGTCCTATTGGAAACTTAACAAccaccatcactactactaccaccaccaccaccataaagAGACCTAATGCCATCTTACAGTATAACCAAGATGACGTAGAAACCATATTTCTGTTAATTCTATTAGTGGTTATTATTGGAGAGTTTTTTAGTGCTCCTGCTGTTACTATTGTAGATACAGTAACTTTGCAATATTTAGGCAAACACAGGGATCGCTATGGATTACAGAGGATGTGGGGATCACTTGGCTGGGGGTTAGCAATGTTGTCTATAGGAATAGGAATCGATCACACTCACATCAGTGTGGTCATTGAAGGAGAGGGCTGCATACAGCCTGATTATAAGAACTACCGTATTGCCTTCATTGTCTATGGCGTCCTGATGTCTGTGGCACTTATTGTCTCCACACAATTTCATTTTCATTATCACCATTTAAAACCAAGTGAAGAACGCAGAGAAGATGTGGAGATCTCTCCTGTGGAAACAAGTTCCCAGCCTGAATCTCCAGCACAAAACCAGAATGAAGGAAGAAGTGAACAAGAGGCAGCCCAGCAGTTCAGATTCTGGGATCTGGTTAAGATCATTTGCACAGTCCAGTATGGATCTGTTCTCTTTGTAGCCTGGTTCATGGGATTTGGCTATGGATATGTCTTCACCTTCCTCTTCTGGCATCTTGAAGATCTTAAAGGAACCACAACATTGTTTGGTGTCTGCTCTGTCCTGAGCCACATATCTGAGCTGACTGCTTATTTCTTCAGCCACAAGTTGATAGAATTAGTTGGTCACATCAG GGTTCTGTACATTGGCCTGGCTTGTAATACTGCACGTTATCTGTATATTTCCTACATGGACAATGCTTGGACAGTGCTCCCCATGGAAGTATTACAGG GAGTGACCCATGCAGCCGTATGGGCAGCTTGCATTTCATACCTGAGTGCTGCAGTTCCACCAGCATTAAGGACCTCTGCTCAGGGCATCCTTCAGGGCCTTCATCTTGGACTTGGTAGAGGATGTGGTGCCATGATTGGAGGTGTATTGGTCAATTTCTTTG GTGCTGCAGAAACATTCAGGGGCATTGGAATGGCGTCTCTGGTCATTCTCCTACTCTTTGCTCTGATTCAGTGGGTGGCGGTTCCTCAAAAGGAAGAAG ATGCATCTATGCTGGCAGAAAGAATCCCTGTTCCCTCCAGCCCAGTTCCTATAGCAACTATTGATCTTGTACCTCAGCACTCGGAGAACATCATGCCTCCTATTCAAGTCAAGCTTCCACCTAAAAAGACGAGACACCAAGAGGAACAAGAGGATGTTAACAGACCAGCCTGGGGCATCAGCTCTTCTCCTTGGGTCACTCTTGCCTATGCCCTTTATCAGATAAAGGAAATGTTGGCACTTGCCAAAACTAGCCCTATATCAGAAACTCAGCCACTGCAG aaatgtcaaccaaatgaaaagtctgtacagtaa